A region of Schistosoma mansoni strain Puerto Rico chromosome 1, complete genome DNA encodes the following proteins:
- a CDS encoding cathepsin B-like peptidase (C01 family), with the protein MNLLILSIYFLIYLNGYNLKQFNILSDELIQYINNYPSAGWKASKQNRFKSISDVYNTFGYYGIRHFRKGILSTISHEDENIQLPDYFDSREQWKDCPSINIIHDQSKCDSGWAVASAASISDRTCIQTNGTMKVQLSAIELISCSKNKLGCQIGFSEFSWDYWLKNGLVTGDPTGCLPYPFPKCDHRSSNSYPKCGYITYTAPPCTKTCRSGYPIPYKADKHYGRVIYSLRPNESDIRKEIMMNGPVEAGIFVHSDFLNYKSGVYRHITGQLVTIHSVRIIGWGIENDIPYWLCANSWNEDWGLNGYFKILRGSNECEIESFVNAGKVDNKT; encoded by the exons ATGAATTTACTTATTCTTTCAATTTATTTCCTTATCTATCTGAATGGATATAATTTGAAGCAGTTTAATATATTATCTGATGAACTAatacaatatataaataattat CCGTCTGCTGGATGGAAAGCATCAAAACAGAATCGATTTAAATCAATATCTGATGTATACAATACATTTGGATATTATGGTATTCGACATTTTAGAAAGGGGATTCTTTCCACCATTTCACATGAAgatgaaaatattcaattaCCTGATTATTTTGATTCACGTGAACAATGGAAAGATTGTCCAAGTATCAATATTATTCATGATCAGTCAAAATGTGATTCCGGTTGG GCTGTAGCTTCAGCTGCCTCAATCAGCGATCGTACATGCATTCAGACAAATGGAACAATGAAAGTACAATTGAGTGCCATTGAGCTAATTTCTTGTTCGAAAAATAAACTTGGTTGCCAAATTGGGTTTTCTGAATTCTCCTGGGACTATTGGTTGAAAAATGGACTAGTTACAGGGGATCCAACAGGTTGTCTACCATATCCTTTTCCGAAATGTGATCATAGATCATCTAACTCATACCCAAAGTGTGGCTATATTACCTACACAGCACCACCATGCACGAAAACATGTCGTTCTGGATATCCTATTCCATATAAAGCTGATAAACATTACG GAAGAGTCATCTACAGTCTTAGACCAAATGAAAGTGATATTAGGAAAGAAATTATGATGAATGGACCAGTTGAAGCGGGCATTTTTGTGCATTCTGATTTTCTTAACTATAAATCCGGTGTTTATAGACATATAACTGGACAACTAGTTACCATTCATTCAGTTCGAATAATTGGATGGGGTATAGAAAATGATATTCCTTACTGGCTATGTGCCAACTCATGGAATGAAGATTGGGGTCTGAATGGATACTTTAAGATTTTGCGCGGGTCAAATGAATGCGAAATTGAAAGTTTTGTGAATGCTGGTAAAGTGGACAATAAGACTTGA